Below is a genomic region from Acidimicrobiia bacterium.
GGTCTGCGCGTCGCGTACGTACTGGGCGCGAAGCGGGGCGAGCCGATGATGGGCGACGCCATCTACTACAACGGCCAGGCCGTCGCGCTGGCCGAGGGCCGCGGCTTCACGTGCCCGTTCCCCGGCACGCCGAGCTGCCCGAAGAAGGTCCCGGTGGCCGATCACCCGCCGCTCACCGCGCTCGCGATGGCGCCTGCATCGTGGCTGTTCCCGAAGGACGACACCGCGCAGCGCCTGTCGATGACGCTCATCGGGACGGCGGGGATCGTGGTGATCGGCATGCTGGGGCGGTCGTTGGCGGGCGAGCGCGCGGGACTGATCGCGGCCGCGATCGCGGCGGTGTACCCGAACCTCTGGGTCAACGACGGGCTCATCATGTCGGAGACGCTCGCCGCGCTCACGGTCGCGCTGGCCCTCCTGCTCGCGTACCGCGTCGCGCGACGACCGTCCTGGACGAGCGTCGTCGCGCTCGGCGCGGTGTGTGGGCTGGCGATCCTCACCCGTGCGGAGCTCGGCCTCCTGATCCCCGCGGTCGCGATCCCGGTCGTGTTCGTCGCCCGCGGCCTGGCGACGCGCCGGCGCGTCGAGCTCGCCGCCGTGATCGTGCTGAGCGCGGTCGTCGTGATCGCGCCGTGGGTCGTCCCGAACATGTTCCGGTTCAAGAAGCCCGTCTACCTCTCGACGAACGACGGCATCACGCTCGCGGGCGCGAATTGCCCGTCTGTCTACTCCGGGAAGGGCCTGGGACTCTGGACGCTCGACTGCCAGACGGCGCCGAAGGGCGATCAGTCACAAGTCGACGCGTACCTCCGCCACCGGGGCCTCTCGTACATCAGGCACCACGTCGGGCGATTGCCGATCGTCATCGCCGCTCGTGAGGGGCTCGTCTGGGGCGTGTTCCGCCCGGCCACGATGGTCGCGTACAACAAGGGCGAGGGCCGCGAGACGTGGGTGTCGTGGCTGGGGTACGCCGCGTACTGGATCCTCGTGCCGCTCGCGGCTGTGGGCGTGCTGACGCTTCGCCGCCGGCGCGTGATGGTCTGGCCGTTGCTGGCACAGTTCGGCATCGTCGTCGTGACCGCGGCCGTGTTCTACGGGCTGTGGCGGTTCCGGATACCGGTCGAGGTGGTGCTCGTCGTCTTGGCCGCGGTGGCGATCGACGCGTTCGCACGGCGCGGCGCGAGGCGCGGCGGCGCTCATGCCGCCGCGCCGGCGTGATGCGCGCGCGTTGTTCGGTGCTCGCGGCGCTGATCTTCACGCTCGGCGCGGTCGCGCTCGCGGCCTGCTCGAGCAGCAACGCGAGCACCGACTTCCCGGCGACGACGACGACGCAACGACCGAAGGGATCGCTCAGCGTGAACGCCGACGTCATCCCGCCGGTCACGATCCCGCCGTCCGGATGCCCGGCCGCGACCGGCACCACCGTCGTCATCACCATCGACGAGAGCGGGATCACGCCGAAGTGCGTGACGGCGCGGCTGTCGCAGGACTTGCTGTTCGTCAACAAGGGAACCGCATTCCACAACGTCTCGATCGAGGACGTCACCGCCAACCTCGACGTCGGGGACCAGCAACCGTTCGGCCGGATCGGCCGCTACTTCATGCCGGGCGAGTACGCGATCCACTCGCTGACCGAACCGAGCGTGAGCATCAACCCGACGTTCCACGGGACGCTCGTCGTCACGCGCTGATCCCGCGCGCGACGGCGAGCGCGCGCAGCCCGTCACGGAGGTCGACGGTCGGCTCCCAGCCCGGCGGTCTCGGCGGGGACGGCCACGACGTGAACATCTCACGCGGTCGGTACGGCCGCGCGCCCCACCGGACGGCGAGTCGACGTCCGGTCACGTCCGAGACCGTGTCGACGAGCTCGCGCAGCGTGACCGGCCGGTCGGCGCGCGCACCGAAGAGTCGTCCGCGGGCGTCGCCGGCGAGCAGCGCGTCGGCGACGGCGAGCAGCGCGCGCACCACGTCGTCGACGTGGACGAGGTCGATGAGCTGCTCGCCCGGTGACATGTCGAGCGTCCGGCCCGACTCGGCCGCGTCGAGCAGCAGCGGGACGAGCTTCGGGCGGCGATCGTTGGGACCGTACGTGTCGAACAGCTCGAGGGTCGCGACCCGGAGCGCCTCGACGTCGCCGTAGTAGCGCAGCACGTCCGCGAACGCCTGCTTCGTCGCGGCGTAGAGCGAGGTCGGTGTCGCGTCGCGACCTTCGTAGCGCTGCCACGCGCTCGACACGTTGACGAACGGCGTCCCGGACCGGGCGGCCGCCTCCGCGAGCTGCGCGGGGAACGTGACGTTGGAGGCGACGAGCGGCGCAATGTCGGCCGGTGCGTGCGCGGCCTGGAACCGGGTTGCGACGTGGAAGCAGACGGTCGGTCTGACGGACGCGACGTACTCCACCAACTCGCCGGCGTCGCAGGGCAGCTCGCGCGCGTGGACGCCGTCGGGGGCGCGTGACAGCGGCGGCCGGACCAGCGCGTGGACCGACCAGCCGTCGCGCACGAGCCGGCGGACGAGGTGCCCGCCGACGAACCCGGTCGCGCCGGTGACGAGCGCGGCTCTCGCGGTAGTCATCGCCGCCTCAGAGCCGGAACGGGCTGACGAAGTCGGGGAGCGCGGGCAGGGCGCGGTCGCGCTCCGAGACGACGGGCTCGGGGATCGGCCACGCGATGCCCGCGCTGTCCCAGCGGATGCCGGTGTCGTGGTCGGGCGCGTGCTCGGTCGACACGAGGTACGCCATCCACGCGTCCGCCGTCGCCTGGAAGCCGTGCGCACACCCGCGGGGGACGTGCAGCGCGGCGGGCGCTGCGCCGTCGAGGACGACGCACGCGTGGTGCGCGTACGTGGGGGAGTCGACGCGGAGGTCCACGACGACGTCGACGACGCTGCCCTGCAGGCACGAGACCGTCTTCGCGTGGTCGTGCGGCGGGGTCTGGAAGTGGAGCCCGCGCACGACGCCGGGCGCCGAGCGCGAGAGGAAGACCTCGGCGATCGTCGGGTCCATGCCGTCGGCGGCGAATCGGCTGCGCTGGTAGAGCTTCACGAAGTCGCCGCGGTCGTCGTGCGCGAGCCGGAGGTCGACGAGGACGCAGCCCGGGATGTCGGCGAGGTCAACCAGCACGGGACGCGCGGCGCCGTGCGCGGACGGGCGCGGCGACGAAGTCGCGGACGACGCTGATCGTGTAGTCGAGCATCTCGTCGGTCAGACCTGGGAACACGCCGATCCAGAACGTGGACTCCGCGATCCGGTCGGCGTTGCGCATCGATCCGACGGTGCGCCGCGGGAGGTGCGTGTACGCGGGTTGGCGCAGCAGGTTCCCGCCGAACAGGAGACGCGTCGCGACGTTGTGCTCCTCCAGGTGGTGCACGATGTCGTAGCGGTCGAACCCGGCGTCGGGCTCGACCGAGATCGCGAACCCGAACCAGCTCGGCTCGGCGCCGTCCGTCGCGCGGGGGAGCAGCAGCCCGTCGACGTCAGCGAGACCGTCGTGGAGGCGGCGCCAGTTGCAGCGACGCGCGGTGACGAACGCGTCGAGCTTGTCGAGCTGCGCGAGCCCGACCGCCGCCTGCATGTCGGTGAGCTTCAGGTTGTAGCCCAGCCGTGAGTAGATGTACTTGTGGTCGTAACCGTACGGAAGATCGCCCAGCTGCCACCCGAAGCGGCGACCGCACGTGTCCTCCTTGCCCGGGTCGCACCAGCAGTCGCGGCCCCAGTCCCGGAGCGACTCGACGACTTTCGTGAGGCGCGCGTCGTTGACGACGACGCAGCCGCCCTCGCCCATCGTGATCTGGTGCGCGGGGTAGAAGCTGACGGTCGCGGTCGCGCCGAACGTGCCGACGGCCCGACCGCGATACGTCGCGCCGAGCGCATCGCACATGTCCTCGACGACCCACAGGCCGTGACGTTGCGCGACCTCGGTGACGGCGCCAAGGTCGAACGGGTTGCCGAG
It encodes:
- a CDS encoding glycosyltransferase family 39 protein; protein product: MSSTSTASIEPADEAPVATGARAPTSSSQRFWTVLLLIAIAGLGLRVAYVLGAKRGEPMMGDAIYYNGQAVALAEGRGFTCPFPGTPSCPKKVPVADHPPLTALAMAPASWLFPKDDTAQRLSMTLIGTAGIVVIGMLGRSLAGERAGLIAAAIAAVYPNLWVNDGLIMSETLAALTVALALLLAYRVARRPSWTSVVALGAVCGLAILTRAELGLLIPAVAIPVVFVARGLATRRRVELAAVIVLSAVVVIAPWVVPNMFRFKKPVYLSTNDGITLAGANCPSVYSGKGLGLWTLDCQTAPKGDQSQVDAYLRHRGLSYIRHHVGRLPIVIAAREGLVWGVFRPATMVAYNKGEGRETWVSWLGYAAYWILVPLAAVGVLTLRRRRVMVWPLLAQFGIVVVTAAVFYGLWRFRIPVEVVLVVLAAVAIDAFARRGARRGGAHAAAPA
- a CDS encoding NAD(P)-dependent oxidoreductase — translated: MTTARAALVTGATGFVGGHLVRRLVRDGWSVHALVRPPLSRAPDGVHARELPCDAGELVEYVASVRPTVCFHVATRFQAAHAPADIAPLVASNVTFPAQLAEAAARSGTPFVNVSSAWQRYEGRDATPTSLYAATKQAFADVLRYYGDVEALRVATLELFDTYGPNDRRPKLVPLLLDAAESGRTLDMSPGEQLIDLVHVDDVVRALLAVADALLAGDARGRLFGARADRPVTLRELVDTVSDVTGRRLAVRWGARPYRPREMFTSWPSPPRPPGWEPTVDLRDGLRALAVARGISA
- a CDS encoding dTDP-4-dehydrorhamnose 3,5-epimerase family protein; translated protein: MLVDLADIPGCVLVDLRLAHDDRGDFVKLYQRSRFAADGMDPTIAEVFLSRSAPGVVRGLHFQTPPHDHAKTVSCLQGSVVDVVVDLRVDSPTYAHHACVVLDGAAPAALHVPRGCAHGFQATADAWMAYLVSTEHAPDHDTGIRWDSAGIAWPIPEPVVSERDRALPALPDFVSPFRL
- the rfbH gene encoding lipopolysaccharide biosynthesis protein RfbH, with product MSDDGATASELREQILDLARRYHDVAFPPRVFVPGVTPVPVSGKVLDDAELRLLLDAALDMWLTTGRFADEFERRFAERFDARAALLCNSGSSANLLALSALTDHTLGDAALRPGDEVITLASGFPTTVNPIYQNGLVPVFVDAELGTYNLDATLLEEAVGPRTKAIMAAHTLGNPFDLGAVTEVAQRHGLWVVEDMCDALGATYRGRAVGTFGATATVSFYPAHQITMGEGGCVVVNDARLTKVVESLRDWGRDCWCDPGKEDTCGRRFGWQLGDLPYGYDHKYIYSRLGYNLKLTDMQAAVGLAQLDKLDAFVTARRCNWRRLHDGLADVDGLLLPRATDGAEPSWFGFAISVEPDAGFDRYDIVHHLEEHNVATRLLFGGNLLRQPAYTHLPRRTVGSMRNADRIAESTFWIGVFPGLTDEMLDYTISVVRDFVAAPVRARRRASRAG